The sequence AGGAGGCCGTCTTCTTCGACGACCTGGCCGAGTTCGTCCAGGCCGCCGAGGCCGTGGGGATTCAAGGCAGGCTCTTCACCACCGCCGACGCCTTCGACGCGCAGCTCAAGGCCCTGGGTCTATGAAGCTGGGCGGCTACGTCCTCCACCGGAACAACCGGGACACGTTGGAGCCGTGCCTGCGCGGGCTGCTGGCGCTCTGCGATGACGTGGTGGCGCTGGACTCCGGGGCCACGGATGGCTCGGCGGAGCTGGTGCGTTCGCTGGGCGCGCGCTCCGTGCCCCATGCGTGGCGAGGCTACGGCGCCGCGCGCGAGGCCGCGGTGAACGCCCTGGCGCCCTGTGACTACGTCTTCTTCCTCGACTCGGACGAGCTGCTGGGCCCCGAGGCGGTGGAGACACTGCGCGCGTGGAAGACCTCTTCCCCCACGGAGGCCGTGTACCGGCTGCCCCGCCGCGACTGGGCCGAGCTGGGGACGCACCGCTTCCGCTACCGCACGCAGTGGCGGGCGCGGCTGGTGCGCCGGGACAAGGCCGTGTGGCGGCCGGAGCAGATTGTCCACGAGGCCCTGCCGAAGCTGGCGGGCGGACGCGTCCGCGCCTACATCGAGCACCGCTTCGCCACGTCGGTGGAGTACCGCGCGCAGAAGGAGGACCGCTATGCCTTGCTGTGGGCCCTGCGCGCCCATGCCGAGCAGCGCGGCCTCAAGCCCGTGGGCGTGCAGCGCCTGGCGTCCTGGACGCGCGACTGTCTGCTGAAGGGCGCGCTGTGGCGCGGCG is a genomic window of Myxococcus virescens containing:
- a CDS encoding glycosyltransferase family 2 protein gives rise to the protein MKLGGYVLHRNNRDTLEPCLRGLLALCDDVVALDSGATDGSAELVRSLGARSVPHAWRGYGAAREAAVNALAPCDYVFFLDSDELLGPEAVETLRAWKTSSPTEAVYRLPRRDWAELGTHRFRYRTQWRARLVRRDKAVWRPEQIVHEALPKLAGGRVRAYIEHRFATSVEYRAQKEDRYALLWALRAHAEQRGLKPVGVQRLASWTRDCLLKGALWRGGAEASRLAWAVAGYHATKYAYLRELRQGRYPELVQLYAEGRYDALFVRVRDGALS